Proteins from one Pradoshia eiseniae genomic window:
- a CDS encoding DUF3048 domain-containing protein — MLKKICTFMIICTVLLAGCKSNEAPETAKKEDSNSRHTSEVYPLTGLEAEEGEDHRAIAVMVNNHPEARPQSGLSKADVVYEILAESNITRLLAIYQSEFPETFGPVRSARDYYIRLAKGYDSLFVFHGWSPEAKKLIESNYVDHLNGLKYDGTLFERASFRKAPHNSYITYDHVMEGAEEKGYDMNTSAPSYTFMSKEEANEIKGDDYSKISVSYDSSSFDVTYEYNENSETYSRYTAGMRTEDYDTNEPVELANVFIIEAEHEVVDDKGRRDIDLESGGNAYLLQKGKLLKIQWESDDNRIVPVTDGKEIKLVPGKTWINVIPTSGLEESVTLSNN; from the coding sequence AGAAGATTTGTACATTCATGATTATTTGCACCGTGCTTCTCGCAGGCTGTAAGTCTAATGAAGCCCCTGAAACCGCCAAAAAGGAAGACAGCAATAGCCGCCATACCAGTGAGGTTTATCCGCTGACAGGTTTGGAAGCGGAAGAGGGAGAGGATCATAGGGCAATCGCTGTCATGGTGAATAATCACCCGGAAGCGAGACCGCAATCAGGGTTGTCTAAGGCAGATGTTGTGTATGAGATTTTGGCAGAAAGCAATATCACGAGGTTATTGGCGATTTATCAGAGTGAATTTCCAGAAACGTTTGGCCCGGTCAGAAGTGCAAGGGATTATTACATTCGCTTAGCGAAAGGGTATGATAGTCTCTTCGTTTTTCATGGCTGGAGCCCAGAAGCTAAGAAATTAATTGAGAGTAATTACGTAGATCATTTAAATGGGCTTAAATATGATGGCACATTATTTGAACGAGCTTCATTTCGGAAAGCGCCTCATAACTCTTATATTACATACGATCATGTGATGGAAGGGGCAGAGGAGAAAGGGTATGATATGAATACCAGCGCCCCTAGCTATACCTTCATGTCAAAAGAGGAAGCGAATGAAATAAAAGGGGATGACTATTCAAAAATCTCCGTTTCTTATGATTCCTCGAGTTTTGATGTGACCTATGAGTATAATGAGAACAGTGAAACGTATTCCCGTTATACCGCAGGGATGAGGACTGAGGACTATGACACCAATGAACCGGTCGAGCTGGCCAATGTTTTCATCATCGAAGCAGAACATGAAGTAGTGGACGATAAGGGCAGACGTGATATTGATTTGGAGAGCGGAGGAAATGCCTACTTGCTCCAAAAGGGAAAACTACTTAAAATACAATGGGAATCGGATGATAATCGAATTGTTCCTGTTACAGATGGTAAAGAAATAAAATTAGTGCCTGGGAAGACATGGATCAATGTCATTCCGACATCAGGCCTTGAGGAGAGTGTCACACTCTCAAATAATTAG
- a CDS encoding YerC/YecD family TrpR-related protein, with the protein MQIDKLKGKELDQLFNAILSLNDLEECYRFFDDLCTVNEIQSLAQRLEVARMLEEGKTYHMIEKETGASTATISRVKRCLNYGNDAYSMALGRLKEKDV; encoded by the coding sequence ATGCAAATTGACAAACTAAAAGGCAAGGAATTGGATCAATTATTCAATGCCATATTATCGTTGAATGACCTTGAGGAATGCTACCGTTTCTTTGATGATCTTTGTACAGTCAATGAAATTCAATCATTGGCGCAGCGGCTTGAAGTAGCTCGCATGCTGGAAGAAGGAAAGACCTATCACATGATTGAAAAGGAAACAGGAGCAAGCACAGCGACCATTTCCCGTGTGAAACGCTGCTTGAATTACGGCAATGACGCGTATTCAATGGCGCTTGGCAGACTAAAAGAAAAAGACGTATAA